In a genomic window of Malassezia japonica chromosome 4, complete sequence:
- the SLD5 gene encoding GINS complex subunit (COG:L; EggNog:ENOG503NXNA; BUSCO:EOG09264VZ7) codes for MSHARYALSDDEEDDVRAAQPSSSYASVKDEVPRAPSPLPFAAEIKEETIGEPEPSVVQLAHQWLNERGAPEIQPWNAALVESVMDQIAQQQSILDSLASDASTSEEEHFRLNLVQLDVERAKWLMRSYLRARLAKIEKHAAHLMAHRSEQQRLSDVELGYARRYHQLNSDHFHSTVLQFLPEPMRGMQDAAPGAAPGSTAGGMVTAPNLDAPVFVYCREDCGPLRLPDGEPAVLARGTIHLLRYRAVRTLLHQRRVELL; via the exons ATGTCCCACGCCCGGTATGCCTtgtcggacgacgaggaggacgacgtgcgcgccgcgcagccctcgtcgtcgtacgCATCGGTAAAAGACGAggtgcctcgcgcgccgagtccCCTGCCCTTTGCGGCCGAGATCAAGGAGGAGACGATCggcgagcccgagccgagcgtcgtgcagctTGCGCACCAGTGGCTGAatgagcgcggcgcgccggaaATCCAGCCGTGGAacgcggcgctggtcgagaGCGTGATGGACCAAATTGCACAGCAGCAG TCGATTctcgactcgctcgcgtccgacgcgtcgacgtcggaAGAGGAGCACTTTCGCCTGAacctcgtgcagctcgacgtggaGCGTGCCAAGTGGCTGATGCGCAGCTacctgcgcgcgcgcctcgccaag ATCGAAAAGCACGCCGCCCACCTCATGGCGCACCGCAgcgagcagcagcgactGAGCGACGTGGAGCTCGGCTACGCGCGGCGGTACCACCAGCTGAACTCGGACCACTTTCACTCGACCGTGCTCCAGTTCCTTCCCGAGCCGATGCGGGGCAtgcaggacgcggcgcccggcgcggcgcccggcagcacggccggcggcaTGG TCACTGCGCCGAatctcgacgcgcccgtcTTTGTCTACTGCCGCGAAGACTGCGGCCCACTGCGGCTGCCCGA TGGTGAGCCGGCGGtccttgcgcgcggcacgatcCACCTGCTGCGGTAtcgtgcggtgcgcacgctgctgcaccagcggcgtgtcgagctgTTGTAG
- a CDS encoding uncharacterized protein (EggNog:ENOG503P91Q; COG:S), whose product MDGMDPQGGQTIGTLRFPPGQEDKPILQVSHHRLEGKLVKLTRPLAVLEKKVAPVDEDDLECVPDDVHSPPSSPPVHGAEPASPTQERKRARMDAPETPVKRAPMLSSSPMPERAVHYSDGHYDFSSPQGGLGSQRTKPSTVTSYHVVTIVRHKLLFSKRPEPIVRLDG is encoded by the coding sequence ATGGACGGGATGGACCCCCAGGGCGGCCAGACGATCGGCACACTGCGCTTTCCGCCGGGGCAGGAGGACAAGCCGATCCTCCAAGTGTCGcaccaccgcctcgagggcAAGCTCGTCAAGCTCACCAGGCCGCTGGCGGTCCTGGAGAAAAAGGtggcgccggtcgacgaggacgacctGGAGTGCGTGCCGGACGACGTGCACtcgccgccctcgtcgccgcccgtgcacggcgcggagcctgcgtcgccgacgcaggagcgcaagcgcgcgcgcatggACGCGCCCGAGACCCCGGtgaagcgcgcgccgatgctcagcagctcgccgatgccggagcgcgcggtgcactACTCCGACGGCCACTACGACTTTTCCTCGCCCCAAGGGGGCCTCGGCTCACAGCGCACCAAGCCGAGCACCGTGACGTCGTACCACGTCGTGACGATCGTGCGCCACAAACTGCTCTTTTCGAAACGCCCGGAGCCGATCGTACGGCTCGACGGATAA
- a CDS encoding uncharacterized protein (COG:S; EggNog:ENOG503P2P5), whose translation MRSESRESVPSTSAAPPAATEEAACFWALLSTSAESDMLHFVYVDPAVQQRLGPAATSLTRRAFTDFVHPDERAHARDDLARIVQSRTLFGSVTRCRYASLDQMQRMLTADEAPGDFRATDVVANMVGERLALCFFHTVSNTPAGATHCGDARQAFDAVQSRQIWQQLYHATGPPSDAAVHYVFQVLANGPQREILFSWPPPRTERSGAEDYASYHAQDFARLVQGIHAGQAAQGAQPTSCTQRFRASHTLTASGRMRGIASVLIPYGAVVLACFQVTSDAPSPERASPVAKRQRTQSVEAPLAAKPEGPAEGWKKETHASIPLDAGTAHAVRSSLLQGGLPTQHTEMDTSSNVATLAAVAAAAAAQSKTCSSCGKSNSPEWRRGPSGHKTLCNACGLRYARSLSNKRKRSKDGTVVTVEATGDPGTVPPSRGSGGGSRPGVHRRTQKRSETQDDVPEAPSQSERLASVLASLPPASEPRAAPTTLPAPFAPSVDPLPHSVVMAAAAAAAADSRYAMPSQPLGGMSPGLQQHTPSTAALPPSIPASAPPVTSDYLTPAPAKADYDPKALDAILSNTLLPSKETPLGGNVSLGVDAYSVPGAVPDKTTSDQAPIFAALAAPSGAAAPQNPMKKSDASFSVPVDTMAVSASVTPTDAAIGGLLPVPAPYPEVFPGLGPAATQPQHGS comes from the exons ATGCGGAGCGAGTCGCGGGAAAGCGTGCCAAGCacttcggcggcgccgcccgcggcgaCCGAGGAGGCCGCGTGCTTCTGGGCGCTCCTCTCTACGTCTGCCGAGAGCGACATGCTGCACTTTGTGTACGTCGACCCCGCTGTACAGCAGCGGCTGGGCCCGGCGGCCACGTCGCTgacgcggcgtgccttTACCGACTTTGTGCATcccgacgagcgtgcgcatgcgcgcgacgacctcgcgcggATCGTGCAGAGCCGCACGCTGTTTGGCAGTGTGACCCGGTGCCGGTACGCGTCGCTGGACCAGATGCAGCGTATGCTCACCGctgacgaggcgccgggcgaTTTCCGCGCGACCGACGTCGTGGCAAACatggtcggcgagcgcctcgcgctgtgCTTCTTCCACACAGTGTCGAATACGCCGGCAGGCGCAACGCActgcggcgatgcgcgccagGCATTTGACGCGGTGCAGTCGCGCCAGATCTGGCAGCAGCTCTACCATGCCACggggccgccgagcgacgcggctgTGCACTACGTCTTCCAGGTGCTTGCCAACGGCCCCCAACGTGAGATCCTCTTTAgctggccgccgccgcgtacCGAGCGGAGCGGCGCAGAGGACTACGCGTCGTACCATGCACAGGactttgcgcgcctcgtccaagGCATCCACGCGGgccaagcggcgcagggcgcacAGCCCACGAGCTGTACGCAGCGCTTCCGCGCATCACATACACTCACTGCGTCGGGGCGCATGCGTGGCatcgcgagcgtcttgaTTCCCTACGGCGCCGTGGTGCTTGCGTGCTTCCAGGtgacgagcgacgcgccgagccccGAGCGTGCCAGTCCGGTGGCGAagcggcagcgcacgcagtccgtcgaggcgccgctcgctgccAAGCCCGAAGGACCTGCAGAAGGCTGGAAAAAGGAGACGCACGCGTCGATCCCGCTGGACGCCGGCACAGCGCATgccgtgcgctcgtcgctccTGCAGGGCGGTCTGCCTACGCAGCACACCGAGATGGACACGAGCAGCAAtgtcgcgacgctcgcggcggtcgcggccgcggccgccgcgcagtcCAAaacctgctcgagctgcggcaAGAGCAACAGCCCCGAGTGGCGCCGGGGGCCATCGGGGCACAAAACC TTGTGCAATGCATGTGGCCTGCGCTACGCGCGCTCGCTGTCCAacaagcgcaagcgctCCAAGGACGGCACGGTCGTCACCGTCGAGGCGACGGGCGACCCCGGCACGGTCCCCCCCAGCCGCGGCAGCGGTGGCGGCTCGCGCCCTGGCGTGCACCGCCGGACCCAGAAGCGCAGCGAGACGCAGGACGATGTGCCCGAAGCGCCGTCGCagagcgagcgcctcgcgagcGTCCTTGCGAGCCTGCCGCCCGCGTCggagccgcgcgctgcgccgacgacgctcCCCGCGCCGTTTGCCCCGTCGGTCGACCCCCTGCCGCACTCGGTCGTgatggcggcggcggcggcggcggcggcggataGCCGCTACGCAATGCCGAGCCAGCCTCTGGGCGGCATGTCGCCTGGGCTGCAGCAACATACCccctcgacggccgcgctccCCCCCTCGATCCCcgcgagtgcgccgcccgtgaCGAGCGACTATCtgacgcctgcgccggccaaggcggaCTATGACCCGAAAGCGCTCGATGCGATCCTCTCGAATACACTGCTTCCTTCGAAAGAAacgccgctcggcggcaaCGTTTCCCTCGGCGTGGACGCGTACTCTGtgcccggcgcggtgccggACAAGACCACGAGTGACCAAGCGCCGATCTTTGCCGCGCTGGCCGCGCCGTCtggcgcggctgcgcccCAAAATCCGATGAAGAAAAGCGACGCCTCGTTCTCTGTGCCGGTCGACACGATGGCtgtctcggcgagcgtgacGCCGACCGATGCGGCGATTGGCGGCCTGCTGCCGGTGCCTGCGCCGTACCCCGAGGTGTTCCCCGGCCTGGGCCCGGCCGCCACTCAGCCACAGCATGGGTCATAG
- the toa2 gene encoding Transcription initiation factor IIA subunit 2 (EggNog:ENOG503P3X2; COG:K; BUSCO:EOG09265ER6), translating to MAGPRNQYYEFYRQSSIGMQLTDALDELIQSGHINPILAMKVLEQFDKSISETLANNVKSKGTVKGHLHNYRLCDEVWTFIVKDALFKLDNGEMLSVDRAKIVACKLGENNTR from the exons ATGGCCGGCCCCCGGAACCAGTACTATGAGTTCTACCGGCAGAGCAG CATCGGCATGCAGCTCACGGACGCGTTGGATGAGTTGATCCAGTCGGGCCACATTAACCCCATCCTCGCGATgaaggtgctcgagcagttTGACAAGTCCATCTCGGAGACGCTCGCGAACAATGTCAAGTCCAAAGGGACAGTCAAG GGACACTTGCACAACTACCGCCTGTGTGACGAGGTGTGGACCTTTATCGTAAAGGACGCGCTGTTCAAGCTCGACAATGGCGAGATGCTCTCGGTGGACCGCGCCAAGATTGTCGCGTGCAAGCTCGGCGAAAACAACACGCGGTAA
- the CDC31 gene encoding Calcium-binding component of the spindle pole body (SPB) half-bridge (EggNog:ENOG503P2QQ; COG:T), whose translation MSTFNRQASASGIRRAPSVVSTPVHNAHSYVAARPPPPPAAPPLTEDQLSEIREAFTLFDTDKDGSIDFHELRVAMRALGFELPKKEIQDLLSANDASGQGLMQRAAFEQAMSQLVAQRDPRDEIARAFALFDDHSTGRIGLRELKRVAKELGENLTDDELQAMIDEFDLDQDGTIDRNEFEQIMLGEP comes from the exons ATGTCGACCTTTAATCGGCAAGCGAGTGCGAGCGGGAtacggcgtgcgccgtctGTCGTGAGCACGCCGGTGCACAACGCGCACAGCtacgtcgcggcgcgcccccCGCCCCCCCCCGCTGCGCCTCCCCTGACGGAGGACCAGCTGTCGGAGATCCGCGAGGCGTTTACGCTCTTTGACACCGACAAGGACGGCTCGATCGACTtccacgagctgcgtgtCGCGATGCGTGCGCTTGGCTTTGAGCTGCCCAAGAAGGAGATCCAGGATTTGCTGAGTGCCAACGACGCCAGCGGCCAAGGGCTGATGCAGCGTGCCGCATTTGAGCAAGCAA TGTCGCAGCTagttgcgcagcgtgaCCCCCGCGACGAGATTGCGCGCGCGTTTGCGCTCTTTGACGACCACAGCACCGGCCGGATcgggctgcgcgagctgaaGCGCGTCGCAAAAGAGCTTGGCGAGAACCTTACCGATGACGAGCT GCAAGCTATGATTGATGAGTTTGACCTCGACCAGGACGGCACGATTGACCGCAACGAATTCGAGCAGATcatgctcggcgagccgtAG
- a CDS encoding uncharacterized protein (EggNog:ENOG503PJ5F): MARRELGRWRTALATSPCPLREGAHGRLHTHTSERLASALRCGVPRGHFFGTDARALLFSVPNPLRVHEPPAQSAEGNQPTFTRYTHPYLPPKDRHRWPDTFRPMADALARHDEDACWQLVQAYRESDTPMPYSLWHGMWLLIAQGPAPAPLADLYARLDRICERLGVLHKMHAQLFPEHDMPRILFARYVYLLLKRAERLDHAPAAEHAALRAERMRQARILHDAVRDAYAPLDTLLLGRVIYRLARLGLVAETAPLLDAFLARPDVAADAASAAQPLNAIAAACTGVLGPGRVPGDLLKLATDTVRLAYERQFPIRGALVQTLLLRLGAERVEALLRACSAERVDAPPHVDLADWPTLLCRLAQTRPTYLAERCAVMLCRVGRPMPALGLIRTRAELPYDVYAAAISSLSWIARERRPGHDAAMQLALEVLEVLHTHENADYGPDQQMYGELIRGLEATMGSGAAASPDTALAALVAHPPDWPAELYALTAQILSRMYAQDVPLLLFAHHARLLAMNIQAEQFMPSKRLYEQARLQFPTQLPLAHRSGPLLSRPLVWLFTQAAQRPGQLSFAVRLYHDATSFGYVLPRHAVVLFVRALLAGGMPTVAQRTVLDVSMADYIPRASLAPGVLRAFFHAGHLEPALGLAETIYGPTSMPAPWEDQSVLRHAPLAMYGVCLYEASRTKLARHAPSRARLLALFDEFRLALAHALAHPDGDDVMPEVAQAYRGAVVLHLAAGTPRVEIESLLDELRDLDGDAAPLAALVSAP; this comes from the coding sequence ATGGCACGACGTGAGCTGGGGCGCTGGCGTACCGCGCTTGCTACGTCGCCGTGCCCACTCCGCGAGGGGGCGCACGGCAGACTTCATACCCATACGAGTGAGCGCCTCGCATCAGCactgcgctgcggcgtgccgcgcggccaCTTTTTCGGCaccgacgcacgcgcactCCTCTTTTCCGTGCCGAATCCGCTGCGTGTGCACGAGCCGCCGGCACAGAGCGCCGAGGGGAACCAGCCTACCTTTACGCGGTACACGCACCCCTACCTTCCTCCAAAGGACCGGCACCGATGGCCGGACACCTTTCGTCCGATGGCCGATGCACTGGCCCGGCACGACGAAGACGCCTGCTggcagctcgtgcaggcgTACCGGGAGAGCGACACACCGATGCCGTACTCACTCTGGCATGGCATGTGGCTGCTCATTGCACAGGggccggcaccggcgccgctcgcggatcTGTACGCACGCCTGGACCGCATCTGTgaacgcctcggcgtcttGCACAAAATGCATGCGCAGCTCTTTCCCGAGCACGACATGCCGCGCATCCTCTTTGCGCGCTACGTATACCTGCTGCtcaagcgcgccgagcggctcgaccacgcaccggccgccgagcacgcggcgctgcgcgccgagcgcatgcgccagGCACGCATTCTGCACGatgccgtgcgcgacgcctatgcgccgctcgataCCTTGCTGCTAGGGCGCGTAATTTACCGCCTggcccgcctcggcctcgtcgccgagaccgcgccgctgctcgacgcatTCCTGGCACGCCCCGACGTCGCtgcggacgcggcgagcgccgcgcagcctTTGAACGCGATTGCTGCTGCATGTACCGGCGTGCTAGGCCCGGGGCGCGTCCCGGGCGATCTGCTCAAGCTCGCCACGGACACAGTGCGCCTCGCGTACGAGCGCCAGTTTCCAatccgcggcgcgctcgtccagacgctcctgctgcggctcggcgctgaacgtgtcgaggcgctgctgcgtgcatgcagtgccgagcgcgtcgacgcgccgccgcacgtcgacctcgccgactGGCCCACGCTGCTGTGCCGCCTCGCACagacgcggccgacgtaccttgccgagcgctgcgccgtgaTGCTGTGCCGTGTCGGCCGCCCCAtgccggcgctcggcctgatTCGGACGCGGGCCGAGCTGCCGTACGACGTGTATGCAGCGGCGATCAGCTCCTTGTCGTGGATCgcacgcgagcggcggccgggGCACGACGCTGCGATGCAGCTTGCACTCGAAGTGCTCGAGGTACTGCACACGCACGAGAATGCCGACTACGGGCCGGACCAGCAGATGTACGGCGAGCTGATCCGGGGCCTCGAGGCGACGAtgggcagcggcgcggctgcgtcgccggatacggcgctcgcggcgcttgtcgCGCATCCCCCCGACTGGCCCGCGGAGCTGTACGCGCTCACGGCGCAGATCCTGTCGCGGATGTACGCACAGGAcgtgccgctgctgctctttgcgcaCCATGCACGCCTACTTGCGATGAACATCCAGGCGGAGCAGTTTATGCCGAGCAAGCGCCTGtacgagcaggcgcggctGCAGTTTCCGACGCAGCTCCCTCTGGCGCACCGCTCGGGGCCGCTTCTGTCGCGCCCGCTCGTGTGGCTCTTtacgcaggccgcgcagcgcccagGGCAGCTGTCGTTTGCCGTGCGGCTGTACCACGACGCGACGTCGTTTGGCTATGTGCTTCCGCGGCACGCGGTCGTGCTCtttgtgcgtgcgctgctggcgggcggcatgccgacggtggcgcagcgcaccgtgctcgacgtgtcGATGGCGGACTACATACCCCGTGCATcgctcgcgcccggcgtgctgcgcgccttTTTCCACGCGGGGCACCTCGagccggcgctcggcttGGCCGAGACGATCTACGGCCCGACATCGATGCCGGCGCCGTGGGAGGACCAAAgcgtgctgcgccatgcgccgctcgcgatgTACGGCGTGTGTCTATACGAGGCGAGTCGGACgaagctcgcgcgccatgcgccgtcgcgcgcacgtctgttggcgctctttgacgagTTCCGactggcgctcgcgcatgcgctggcACACcccgacggcgacgacgtgATGCCCGAAGTGGCGCAGGCGtaccgcggcgcggtcgtgcTGCACCTTgcggccggcacgccgcgtgtCGAGATCGAGAgtctgctcgacgagctaCGTGACCTGGACGGCGATGCCGCtccgctcgctgcgcttgTGAGCGCGCCGTAA
- a CDS encoding uncharacterized protein (EggNog:ENOG503P93Q; COG:S): MPREGGEACALAELVQFHCQLQHHRILCQPVERVFRMCPRRPAVEVTQLVEYDEHNKPYLPEAFADYTPHTHTWDGRPRADARDVKDE; encoded by the exons ATGCCCCGCGAGGGAGGCGAAGCGTGTGCGCTGGCGGAGCTGGTCCAGTTCCACTGCCAGCTGCAACACCACCGCATTCTGTGCCAGCCGGTGGAGCGGGTGTTCCGCATGTGCCCCCGGCGCCCTGCGGTGGAAGTGACGCAGCTGGTGGAGTACGACGAGCACAACAAGCCGTACCTTCCTGAAGCGTTCGC CGATTATACCCCCCACACCCATACCTGGGacggccggccgcgcgcggatGCACGCGATGTGAAAGACGAGTAG
- the SAH1 gene encoding adenosylhomocysteinase (COG:H; BUSCO:EOG09262LYR; EggNog:ENOG503NU46): MSNYKVADISLAAFGRKELEIAEGEMPGLMALRQKYAKEQPLKGARIAGCLHMTIQTAVLIETLTALGAQVSWSSCNIFSTQDHAAAAIAATGVPVFAWKGETEEEYNWCIEQTLYAFPNGEPLNMILDDGGDLTTLVHKKYPQLLEGIRGVSEETTTGVHHLYMAAKKGELKLAAINVNDSVTKSKFDNYYGCRESLVDGLKRATDVMLGGKVAVVAGFGDVGKGCAESLRGYGCRVIVTEIDPINALQAAMAGYQVGLMDDVASEANIFVTTTGNRDIITTKHFEAMPEDAIVCNIGHFDIEIDVAGLKKVAKEVVNIKPQVDRFTLPSGRHVILLAEGRLVNLGCATGHPSFIMSASFCNQTLAQIALWNDKDGQYKRGQVYMLPKTLDEEVAMAHLAKLNVKLTKLTQVQSDYLDIPIDGPYKADHYRY, encoded by the coding sequence ATGTCCAACTACAAGGTCGCTGACATTTCGCTTGCTGCTTTCGGtcgcaaggagctcgaaatcgccgagggcgagatGCCCGGTCTGATGGCTCTGCGCCAGAAGTACGCCAAGGAGCAGCCCCTCAAGGGCGCCCGCATTGCCGGCTGCCTGCACATGACCATCCAGACCGCTGTGCTGATCGAGACGCTCACTGCGCTCGGTGCTCAGGTGTCGTGGTCGTCGTGCAACATCTTCTCGACCCAGGaccacgccgcggccgcgatTGCTGCCACCGGTGTCCCGGTCTTTGCCTGGAAGGGCGAGACGGAGGAGGAGTACAACTGGTGCATTGAGCAGACCCTCTACGCCTTCCCCAACGGCGAGCCCCTCAACATGATCCTCGACGACGGTGGTGACCTCACCACCCTCGTGCACAAGAAGTACCcccagctgctcgagggtATCCGCGGTGTCTCGGAGGAGACCACCACCGGTGTGCACCACCTCTACATGGCCGCCAAGAAGGGTGAGCTGAAGCTCGCTGCCATCAACGTCAACGACTCGGTGACCAAGTCCAAGTTTGACAACTACTACGGCTGCCGCGAgtcgctcgtcgacggTCTCAAGCGCGCTACCGACGTcatgctcggcggcaaggTCGCCGTCGTGGCCGGTTTCGGTGACGTGGGCAAGGGCTGTGCCGAGTCGCTCCGTGGCTACGGCTGCCGTGTGATTGTCACCGAGATTGACCCGATCAACGCCCTCCAGGCCGCCATGGCCGGCTACCAGGTCGGGCTCATGGACGAcgtcgcgagcgaggccAACATCTTTGTCACCACCACTGGTAACCGTGACATTATCACCACCAAGCACTTTGAGGCCATGCCCGAGGATGCGATTGTGTGCAACATTGGCCACTTTGACATTGAGATCGACGTTGCTGGCCTCAAGAAGGTCGCCAAGGAGGTCGTCAACATCAAGCCCCAGGTCGACCGCTTCACCCTCCCCAGCGGCCGCCACGTCATCCTCCTGGCCGAGGGCCGTCTCGTGAACCTGGGCTGTGCCACTGGCCACCCCTCGTTCATCatgagcgcctcgttctGCAACCAGACCCTTGCCCAGATTGCCCTCTGGAACGACAAGGACGGCCAGTACAAGCGCGGCCAGGTCTACATGCTCCCCAAGaccctcgacgaggaggttGCCATGGCCCACCTGGCCAAGCTCAACGTGAAGCTCACCAAGCTCACCCAGGTGCAGTCGGACTACCTCGACATCCCGATCGACGGCCCCTACAAGGCCGACCACTACCGCTACTAA
- a CDS encoding uncharacterized protein (COG:S; EggNog:ENOG503NY7A): MEPSAPPPQRTAAANAQPAREMKEKGKWSKMGETVFNKTVAVSDWFAGYANSGSNMLGGERFWPASNDFPLEIEKCTRILRSFTSEGIQVKPELSEDERKKFKLNPPKVTKKIPPQVIRDAKGVCIWSSMKSALPPFGGMSGSGLLLGRLPDGSWSAPSAILPNYYSAGFVVGLDLVDIILIINTDEMLESFKSHKFALTADTHISSGPIGAAFAGSIDIKKKPAQVYSYVNSRGFYVGIELSGQAFLDRFDENERFYYWPGIKAGDILAGRVKMPPEVEPLHRALHEAETGVAQGGVLEAVKHDVELPQGPDTSVLMEQSMGVLQEGERLQLPPTPEQLQAMERNGFKDELDEEQERKQREEKGEKGKEKDGDELDELSLEKDPETKV; the protein is encoded by the exons ATGGagcccagcgcgccgcccccgcAGCGTACCGCGGCTGCGAatgcgcagccggcgcgTGAGATGAAGGAAAAAGGCAAGTGGTCCAAGATGGGCGAGACGGTCTTTAACAAGACCGTCGCGGTATCCGACTGGTTTGCAGGCTACGCCAACAGCGGGTCGAACA tgctcggcggcgagcggtTTTGGCCTGCGTCGAACGACTTCCCGCTCGAGATCGAAAAGTGTACACGTATCCTTCGTTCCTTTACATCCGAAGGTATCCAAGTCAAGCCAGAGCTTTCAGAGGACGAGCGCAAGAAGTTTAAGCTCAATCCCCCGAAAGTCACGAAAAAGATTCCGCCCCAAGTGATCCGCGATGCAAAGGGCGTCTGTATCTGGTCGAGTATGAAGAGCGCGCTCCCGCCGTTTGGCGGCATGAGTGGATCGGGtctcctgctcggccgcctgccgGACGGCTCGTggtcggcgccgtcggcgatcCTGCCCAACTATTACTCGGCCGGCTTTGTGGTGGGCCTGGATCTGGTGGAT ATCATCCTCATTATCAACACGGACGAAATGCTCGAGTCATTCAAGTCGCACAAGTTTGCGCTCACCGCCGACACTCACATTTCCTCTGGgccgatcggcgcggcgttcGCGGGGAGTATTGACATCAAGAAGAAGCCCGCACAGGTGTACTCGTACGTCAACTCGCGTGGCTTCTATGTCGGCATCGAGCTGTCGGGCCAGGCGTTCCTGGACCGCTTCGACGAGAACGAGCGCTTCTACTACTGGCCCGGCATCAAGGCGGGCGATAtcctcgccgggcgcgtcAAGATGCCGCCAGAGGTCGAGCcgctgcaccgcgcgctccacgAGGCAGAGAcgggcgtcgcgcaggGCGGTGTCCTGGAAGCGGTCAAGCACGACGTGGAGTTGCCGCAGGGGCCCGACACGTCGGTCCTGATGGAGCAGAGCATGGGCGTGCTCCAGGAAGGCGAGCGGCTCCAGCTCCCGCCCACGCCggagcagctgcaggcgaTGGAGCGGAATGGGTTcaaggacgagctcgacgaggagcaggagcgcaagcaACGCGAAGAG AAAGGAGAGAAAGGAAAGGAGAaggacggcgacgagctcgacgagctctcCCTCGAGAAGGATCCAGAGACGAAAGTATAG